Below is a window of Desulfurococcus amylolyticus Z-533 DNA.
AGAATAATTAGGGAGGTGAATGAATGGCTCGATAGACACGGATATACAAGTATCCTTGATGTAAAGGGCTTGGCATTGAAGTATTTAAAGCCGGAGCCTAGAAGAGTGTGGGCCCAGCCACCGGTAGTAGACGAGAAGAAGTGTATTGGATGCGGGTTCTGTGAGCAGGTATGCAACTATGATGCTGTACATGTTGAGGAGTCAAGTGGTAAGCGTGTTGCAAGGGTTAGTATAATGAAATGCTATGGATGTGGATTATGTACAAGTGTATGCCCCACTAGAGCTATACACTTTATTGAGAAGTAGGAGTAGTTTTAATCAGATATCATAATTTTTCTTAATTCTTCATTTTATTGTGTTTATGTAAAAAATCATGTAAGAATTCTCGTTGATTAGTTTTAAATATTTAAATAAACCCTTCCATTGGAAGTTATAAACGCTGACGTTAATGGAATAAATGGTGGAACAATGAGCCACTTAGAGATCCCCAGGCTACCCACAATAAGGGATATTGATATAACGGGTAGAAAAGTCTTCATGCGCATAGATATAAATGTCCCCATAGATCCCGACACAAGTGAAATACTTGATGATCGACGGATTAGAACACATGCATCTTTTATCAAAAGACTAGTGGAGGAGTATAGGCCTGCACTGGTACTTGCATCACACCAGGGTAGACCCGGTGACAGCGATTTTACATCAATGGAGAAGCATGCCGAGTTGCTATCAAAGTACACTGGGATAAACATACGTTACATTCCTGACGTAATAGGTCCAAAGGCTCTTGAGGAAATAAATAACTTAAAGCCAGGCGAGATCCTCTTGCTGGATAACCTGAGGCTCCTTTCAGAGGAAGTATTAGAGGCTCCACCCGAGAGGCAGGCATTAACTATTATGGCCAGGAGGCTTTCATCGGTGATCAACATATATGTGAACGATGCATTTGCAACAGCTCACAGGAGCCAGCCAAGCATCGTGGGATTACCACTCCTCATGCCGAGTTGCATCGGCCCCCTGTTCGAGCGTGAGATAGAGGCAGTTAGAAAGGTATTCGGCTCCGGTGAGTCGCCCAGGATATATGTTCTAGGCGGCTCCAAGGTTAGGGAATTATTAAGGGTCATCGAGAACCTGATGAGGAATAAGTTAGCCGATAGAATACTTACAACAGGCCTCCTAGCACATTTATTCCTAGTCGCCAAGGGAGTGAACATAGGGACAGAGAACATGAAAATCCTGGAGGAGAAGGGGGTACTATCCCTTGTCCCCAGGGCTAGATATATACTGCTACGGGGAGCACCGGTTGAGACACCAGTTGATCTCAAGGTTGAAGTAAACGGTGATGTGAGGAACACATATATAGGTGAGGTTAGAGGTGTGGTTAAGGATATAGGTGAAAACACAGTCCAGATATACAGCGACCTCATAAGGGATGCCAGGATCATAGTTATGCGTGGTCCCGCAGGCGTTATAGAGGATGAGAGATTTAGAGATGGAACACTTAGGATACTCGACGCTGTATACAGTTCCAACGCTTTTACATTGATAGCTGGAGGACACCTGGCCTCTATGGTGAATGAATCAAAGTTATCGAATAGAATACATGTGTCAACAGGCGGCAACGCACTCCTACTATTCCTCTCCGGCGAAGAACTCCCAGCGCTAAAGGCACTGGAGTTATCGGCTAAAATGTTCCTGGGATGGTAGCCATGCCTGTTAAAGTAGCTGTAAATGGCTCGGGAACCATAGGTAAGAGAATTGTTGACTCAGTATTGTTGAACAAGGACTTTAAGCTAGTTGGAGTCGCCAAGTATAAGCCGGATTACCAGGCATACCTAATGATAGAGAAGGGTATACCAGTGTTTGTTCCACGGGATAGAGCAGGGGAATTTATTAACTCGGGCATCGAGCCAAGTGGATACATAGACTACTTGTTTGAAGAAGCAGATTTAATATATGACGCCTCACCAGGTGGTAAAGGTGTATTAAATAAGAAGATATATGAGAAACACGGCAAACCAGTTGTCTTCCAGGGAGGTGAGGACCCAGAGATAGCTGAGATCAGCTATAGTACGTTCTGTAATTACAGTGATGCAATAAATAAGAAAAATGTAAGGGTCGTCAGCTGTAATACAACAGGTATGCTGAGACTGCTATGTATACTAGAAAAGGAGTATGGTGTCAAGAAGGCGCTGGCAGTAATTATCAGGAGAGCGGCGGATCCCAAGGAGGATAACAAGGGCCCCGTCAACTCCATACTACTGGATCCCCCGGAGATACCTAGTCACCACGGGGTAGATGCCCGTACAGTGGCTCCATGGCTTAATATCACGAGTGCTGCCGTCGTGGTTCCAACAACCCTTATGCATATGCAGTTTATAGAGGTCGAGCTAAAGTCCCCTGTCAAGAAGGATGAGGTGCTGGAGGTGCTAGGAAGATATAGGAGGTTTCTACTTATAGATTCAACTCGGACAGGCATTGATTCCACCAGTAAGCTCATGGAACTAGCCAGAGATGCTGGTAGGATGCGTGGTGACATATATGAGAACTCAGTGTTCATCGATACAGTCAAGATCGAGGATACACGACTCTACATGTTCCAGGGGATCCACCAGGAGTCAATTGTTATCCCGGAAAACATGGATGTAGCATACGCGATACTGGGCCTTGAACACGACCAGTATAGGGTTGTGGAGAAAACAGATAGCCTACTGGGAATCGGTTCCCTGGAAAAATTGATTAAGACAAGTAGACATAGATAAAAAGGTGAGAACCATGAGTGAAGCACCTACATACGAGATAAGCTTCTACTTCAGGAAAATCCTTGTCCCAGTGGATGGGAGCGAGAATAGTTTAAAAGCGTTGGAGTTCGCTATTGACCTGGCAAGGCACTATGGCTCCAAGATAATTGTAGTATACGCTAAACCGAAGGGAGATCTACGGGGAGACCCCTTTGAACGCGTGAAACTAAGGGCGGCTAAGGAGGGTATGGATATACAGTATAAGCTGATAGAGTACGATCCCTCTAGTAGTAACACTCCCTCGGTCCTTGTCAGGGAGGTTATTGAAGGGGGTTATGATGCAGTGGTAGTGGGGGCTAGGGGTCTAAGTCTCTCGACAGAAATACCTATAGGGAGTACGGCTTTATCCCTAGTAATAAACTCACCGGTTTCAGTGTTCATTGTGAGGTAGTTCCACTGAAATAATATTTTTTCAGGACACCAGTCATATCTACTTTTTCAGGAGTCCTCTTCCAGGCATTCATTGAGATCTCTAGGTATTTCTCCGGGTCTTTATGATACATGTCTATTATCCATAGTAACTTGCTTCTGAACTCCGCGTATTCCTTTTCATCTATCTCCCTGGCTCTAGGATCAGTATATATGTTTATGAAGTCCCTGAGGTCCTGGCCAAAGAGCCAGCCTGTAACACCGTCTTCAACCACCTCGAGTACTCCTCCATCCCTACTAGAGAGCACCGGTACTCCATTGACCTGTGCCTTCATAAAGCTCGTTCCACATGCCTCCCACCCGCTGAACGGGGTGAAGAGCCACAGGTCTGATCCCTGTATTATTAAACGGGCTGTCTCAACATCGTATTCTGGAAGATATACTACATTAGCCAGCTTCAAATCTAGCTCCCTGAATTTCCTTAGATACTCTATTCCATCCTGGTCTCTTGGATGGGGTTTCCCAGCTATTATGAAGAATGCGTTGATATCCGGGTTTTCCTCGATGAATCTAGCTATAAAGTATGGCCTTTTGTATCTAGCTAAACGCCTTGTCCACACAATAATTGGTTTCCCCTCAGCGTTTACATTATTTTTCACTGCTTTAACTAGTGAGAGAAGCTTCTCCCGTGACTCAGCCCTGGCCTTCACTAGTATTTCTTTCTGGAACAGACCCTGTTTCCACGCCATATATAGCTCTGGATGCATCCACCTTGGTAGATATATGCCGTTGGTTATCCCCTTGAATTTACCAGCGTGCGCCGGGAAGATCCTGCCTATTATCTCCTCCTGCTTCCTGGATACAACGATTGCTGATTTAAGCCGTGACAAAGCGTACTCGGAGAGGTTTACGTTGTCTCCCAGGAACAGCCCGAATTCCCTCGCTATATATTCCCCTGGAAACCCTGGATGACCCCAAGGTCCGGGTGTGTGGATTATTATCCTAGCTTTATCGCTTACATCGAGCATGCTTAGGATGAGTGCGGTGTATGACTCCTCAAGGTCTATTACGTTGATCTTATCTAGGCCTATAACATTCCTTATATAGTATGAGGATGCCTTCGCCAGAAGAGCATACTTGAGGAAACTCTCCTCTGCACTGTCTTCAAGGTATACCCTATCGGTTAGCTTCCTCGCCCATTGAGGGCAGACGGCCTCGAATAATACGGCTTTCGCCGTCTTATATTTGTAGACCCAGGGCCTGACTATTACCTCAGTGTTCCTAAGAGTTACTACGAACTCCTCCTCAGGGGTTAGTTTTTCAAGGAACTCCCTATTCTGTCTTTCAGGAGCTAGTAGTGGTTGAATGCCCTGGAAAGACACAGACACATATCCATGTCTATAATAGAGGGAGAGCACTGTGTAATCGATACCCATATCACCTGCCCCATATAGCTTATCCCCTTCTAGGACGCCTAGTCCGCCAGCATATATGTGTGATTTATCGAGGGCTAACTCGGGTGTTATACTTACAATGACCATGTATATCTCCCTGGTATTATTTTTAATGGCCTGTCACACTTTATTATCTCTATAGATTATTAAGTATTACTTACATGGGGATTGACGAATTTGATTAAAGAAGTAATGGAGTCTCTTAGGAGAAATACACGTGGTTTAATGACATTAGACGTCTTAAACATGTTGACAAGGCATCATAGAATACAGGGTAGTAGCGGTCTCGAGAACGCTTTAATGGATCTACGCGAAATACTTGAGGGGCTGGGCTACTCTACACGGATGATAGAGATACCCAGCGATTCCAGAAAAGGATTCATCGACACCCCTGTTTCATGGGATATCGACGAAGCCTTTCTACAATTCAAAACAGGGGGTAATGTGATAGAGGAGTATCGTTTTAATGAGCATCCAACACTTGTTGCAGCCCACTCGCCTCCAGGGGAGGGATGTGGCGTTCTCTCCCTGTGCAGTGGAGGAAAATGTGAGGGTGAGGTAGTTTTAACTAAGGGCCCTGCCTACGAGGCATATATTAAAGCAGATGCCAGGTTGGTGTTGGTCTATGATTCTAAGAGATATAGTGAGGCAGTACCTTACATGGGGTTGTTCCTCCATAGCGATGAGGTGAAGGATAAGGTTGTGATGAATATACCGTATAAAACAGCTCTTAAACTAATGTCGATGCTGATAGAGAACCCTGGGAGGAAGATAGAGGTTTGCTGGAGCAGTAGGACAAGGTATACGGGTAAACCTATGCACGCACTTATTGCTTGTAATAAATATGAGGAGCCCGGTATAGTGCTTGTAAGCCATATATGTCACCCTAAACCGGGGGCCCATGATAATGCCAGTGGTAGTGTCGTAAACTATATGGCGGCTTTCGCATCACGGTTAACCGGGTTGGAGGTACCTTTATGTCATGTATGGGTTCCAGAGCACACTGGGACTGTATTCCTCGATAACGCTCTACCGTGGCAGCCTCTTGGAGTAATCAACCTAGACATGGTGGGCTCTAAGCAATGGGTGACCGGGTCCAC
It encodes the following:
- a CDS encoding type II glyceraldehyde-3-phosphate dehydrogenase — encoded protein: MPVKVAVNGSGTIGKRIVDSVLLNKDFKLVGVAKYKPDYQAYLMIEKGIPVFVPRDRAGEFINSGIEPSGYIDYLFEEADLIYDASPGGKGVLNKKIYEKHGKPVVFQGGEDPEIAEISYSTFCNYSDAINKKNVRVVSCNTTGMLRLLCILEKEYGVKKALAVIIRRAADPKEDNKGPVNSILLDPPEIPSHHGVDARTVAPWLNITSAAVVVPTTLMHMQFIEVELKSPVKKDEVLEVLGRYRRFLLIDSTRTGIDSTSKLMELARDAGRMRGDIYENSVFIDTVKIEDTRLYMFQGIHQESIVIPENMDVAYAILGLEHDQYRVVEKTDSLLGIGSLEKLIKTSRHR
- a CDS encoding glycosyltransferase, giving the protein MVIVSITPELALDKSHIYAGGLGVLEGDKLYGAGDMGIDYTVLSLYYRHGYVSVSFQGIQPLLAPERQNREFLEKLTPEEEFVVTLRNTEVIVRPWVYKYKTAKAVLFEAVCPQWARKLTDRVYLEDSAEESFLKYALLAKASSYYIRNVIGLDKINVIDLEESYTALILSMLDVSDKARIIIHTPGPWGHPGFPGEYIAREFGLFLGDNVNLSEYALSRLKSAIVVSRKQEEIIGRIFPAHAGKFKGITNGIYLPRWMHPELYMAWKQGLFQKEILVKARAESREKLLSLVKAVKNNVNAEGKPIIVWTRRLARYKRPYFIARFIEENPDINAFFIIAGKPHPRDQDGIEYLRKFRELDLKLANVVYLPEYDVETARLIIQGSDLWLFTPFSGWEACGTSFMKAQVNGVPVLSSRDGGVLEVVEDGVTGWLFGQDLRDFINIYTDPRAREIDEKEYAEFRSKLLWIIDMYHKDPEKYLEISMNAWKRTPEKVDMTGVLKKYYFSGTTSQ
- a CDS encoding phosphoglycerate kinase, with protein sequence MSHLEIPRLPTIRDIDITGRKVFMRIDINVPIDPDTSEILDDRRIRTHASFIKRLVEEYRPALVLASHQGRPGDSDFTSMEKHAELLSKYTGINIRYIPDVIGPKALEEINNLKPGEILLLDNLRLLSEEVLEAPPERQALTIMARRLSSVINIYVNDAFATAHRSQPSIVGLPLLMPSCIGPLFEREIEAVRKVFGSGESPRIYVLGGSKVRELLRVIENLMRNKLADRILTTGLLAHLFLVAKGVNIGTENMKILEEKGVLSLVPRARYILLRGAPVETPVDLKVEVNGDVRNTYIGEVRGVVKDIGENTVQIYSDLIRDARIIVMRGPAGVIEDERFRDGTLRILDAVYSSNAFTLIAGGHLASMVNESKLSNRIHVSTGGNALLLFLSGEELPALKALELSAKMFLGW
- a CDS encoding peptidase; amino-acid sequence: MIKEVMESLRRNTRGLMTLDVLNMLTRHHRIQGSSGLENALMDLREILEGLGYSTRMIEIPSDSRKGFIDTPVSWDIDEAFLQFKTGGNVIEEYRFNEHPTLVAAHSPPGEGCGVLSLCSGGKCEGEVVLTKGPAYEAYIKADARLVLVYDSKRYSEAVPYMGLFLHSDEVKDKVVMNIPYKTALKLMSMLIENPGRKIEVCWSSRTRYTGKPMHALIACNKYEEPGIVLVSHICHPKPGAHDNASGSVVNYMAAFASRLTGLEVPLCHVWVPEHTGTVFLDNALPWQPLGVINLDMVGSKQWVTGSTLNIVNTPLYMESMITPYMYLAVKAVFDTAQSFGGFNLPGVRYSLSPYTVGSDHDIFISWGLDTVMLNEWPSKYYHTDMDTVETLSQHYLQETTVASLLATLLAYRKLHGNEVSSVFRDYLKTWYAIEAVKTGFGTSLGDLSRVIDGFPKLRSDNIVKLPSPISTRSIRGILGFETYKRVSEIKGALTYLSLYAPLAYVNGLNNVAQLFQVENLIKWSSEEETLINNAWELIRNKLLK
- a CDS encoding universal stress protein, whose translation is MSEAPTYEISFYFRKILVPVDGSENSLKALEFAIDLARHYGSKIIVVYAKPKGDLRGDPFERVKLRAAKEGMDIQYKLIEYDPSSSNTPSVLVREVIEGGYDAVVVGARGLSLSTEIPIGSTALSLVINSPVSVFIVR